One window of Manihot esculenta cultivar AM560-2 chromosome 17, M.esculenta_v8, whole genome shotgun sequence genomic DNA carries:
- the LOC110604428 gene encoding glucan endo-1,3-beta-glucosidase 1: protein MANSKFSFLVVVIIFVFYTALLRFSQAKSLPLAVTQIKQQKQDQDREPFVGFNIGTDVSDILSATDLVSFLQVQKITHVRLYDADPDILKALAKTKIRVIISVPNNQLIAIGSSNTTAASWIGRNVVAYYPETLITAIAVGDEVLTTVPSSAPLLMPAIESLYSALVASNLHTQIKISTPHAASIILDPFPPSQSFFNQSWSSVMLPLLEFLSTTGSPLMMNLYPYYVFMQNKGVVPLDNSLFKPLTPSKEMVDPNTLLHYTNVLDAMIDAAYFSMKNLNITDVVVLVTETGWPSKGDSKEPYATIDNADTYNSNLIKHVLDHSGTPFHPEVTSSVYIYELFNEDLRSPPVSEANWGLFYGNSTPVYLLHVYGSGTFLAIDTTNQTYCIAMDGVDSRTLQAALDWACGPGRANCSEIQPGEACYQPNNVKNHAAYAFDSYYQKEGKAPGSCDFKGVAMITTTDPSHGSCIFPGSKKIRNKTRTVTNTTISSSAAHGLIAFDKCLGAFLAVILSILLQIPFVDKF, encoded by the exons CTAAATCACTTCCGCTAGCAGTGACACAGATCAAGCAGCAAAAGCAAGACCAGGACAGAGAGCCATTTGTGGGTTTTAACATTGGGACAGACGTTTCCGATATCTTGTCAGCAACAGACCTTGTTTCATTTCTGCAAGTTCAAAAGATTACCCATGTCCGATTATATGATGCAGACCCTGATATACTCAAAGCCTTGGCTAAAACCAAGATACGTGTCATAATTAGCGTCCCCAATAACCAGCTTATTGCTATTGGCTCCTCCAATACCACAGCAGCCTCCTGGATTGGTCGCAATGTTGTTGCATACTATCCTGAAACTCTAATCACTGCAATTGCTGTTGGTGACGAGGTGTTGACGACTGTGCCCTCTTCAGCTCCTCTGCTTATGCCTGCTATAGAGTCACTTTATAGTGCTTTAGTTGCTTCAAATTTGCATACCCAGATTAAGATTTCAACTCCACATGCAGCTTCTATAATTCTTGATCCATTTCCACCATCACAATCGTTCTTTAATCAGAGTTGGAGCTCAGTTATGCTTCCTTTGCTTGAATTTTTGTCAACAACTGGGTCTCCATTGATGATGAATCTTTACCCTTActatgtttttatgcaaaacaaAGGAGTGGTGCCCCTTGATAATTCTTTGTTCAAGCCCTTGACACCATCTAAAGAAATGGTTGATCCTAATACTCTGTTGCATTATACTAATGTGCTTGATGCTATGATTGATGCTGCATATTTTTCTATGAAGAATTTGAATATTACTGATGTTGTGGTTCTTGTCACTGAAACTGGATGGCCTTCAAAGGGTGATTCAAAAGAGCCCTATGCTACCATTGACAATGCAGACACCTACAATTCTAATCTGATTAAGCATGTTCTTGATCATAGTGGAACTCCTTTTCATCCAGAAGTCACTTCCAGTGTGTATATATATGAATTATTCAATGAGGACTTGAGGTCACCACCAGTATCAGAAGCAAATTGGGGATTGTTCTATGGGAATTCCACACCAGTTTATTTGCTTCATGTTTATGGAAGTGGGACTTTTTTGGCTATTGATACAACGAACCAAACATATTGCATTGCAATGGATGGTGTTGATTCAAGGACATTGCAGGCAGCTTTGGATTGGGCATGTGGACCAGGAAGGGCTAACTGCAGCGAAATACAGCCAGGGGAGGCTTGTTACCAGCCCAACAATGTGAAGAACCATGCTGCTTATGCATTTGATAGCTATTACCAAAAAGAAGGGAAGGCTCCTGGGTCTTGTGATTTCAAGGGTGTGGCCATGATCACCACTACTGACCCAA GTCATGGGAGCTGTATATTTCCCGGAAG TAAGAAAATACGCAATAAAACAAGAACAGTCACAAACACAACCATATCAAGCAGCGCAGCACATGGTTTAATTGCATTCGATAAGTGTTTAGGAGCTTTCTTGGCtgttattttatctattttgctACAGATTCCTTTTGTAgacaaattttga